DNA sequence from the Candidatus Cloacimonadaceae bacterium genome:
GGGAGAAATTGAATTGCAGAGTATCCTGAACCGCGGGTGGGATGTTGTTTTCGATGAATACTTCCTCGATGCCACCGCTGGAAACGGTGAATCCTGTTCTGGGACTGATAAAGCGCTTGACGATTTTGTCCGGAACATTGAAAAGATAGCGTTTGTCTTCGATACTCGGATATCTGCCGTTGTTATCCAAGCGCAGAGCCTGGCTCATGATCCTGCCCCAGACATGGGAGGCTTGGGCTTTACCGGTGAAAAGTTTGCTGTTGTCAAATCCGGTCCAGATGCCGAGAGTGAAAGCTTTATTGTACCCGATAAACCAGGAGTCATAGTTGTTTGACGAAGTTCCGGTCTTTCCGGCGGACTGATACTGATAGCCGCTGCGAGAAGCGGCACCGGTGCCTGATTTGACGACGCTTTCCATCATGCTGGTCATGATATATGCCACCTCTGGAGAACAGACGCGATATTTCTGTCCGGCACTGCGTTCCAGAATCCGACCCTTGGTGTCTTCCACTTTGATGATGAAGATCGGCGAGACACGCATTCCTTCATTCGGGAAGGTCGTGAATCCGGAGATCAGATCGATTGGAGCTACTTCATAGGATCCCAGGGCGCTGGTATAGTCATCAGCGGTTCGGTTCAAGCCAAAATGCTTGAAGGAGTCGTTGATTGTATCCAGACCGATATCCAAAGCACATTTGACCGCCCACACGTTGTAGGAATGCTGCAAAGCCACCCGCATTCTGGTGTAGCCGTGATACTCGCGGTTGGCGTTTTGCGGACTCCAGCGGTTAGGTCCTGTTCCCAGGGAGATGGGAGTGTCGTTGATGATTGTGGCGGGCGTGTAACCCTTTTCCACCGCGAGAGTATAATAAACCGGTTTGATGGAAGAGCCAGGCTGCCGTTTTGCCTGGGTCATACGGTTAAATTTGCTGTGCTCAAAATTTCTGCCTCCGATGATGGTGCGCACATATCCGGTGTTGTTTTCTATCAGTAAGAGTCCACCTTGGATATACTTGGTGTCAATGTCAAAGGCGCCTTTGGGAACCTGATCATAGCGGTTGCGGTGTCCGCCGCTGTTTTCAACTCCTCTGAGATATTGATTGAACACGGAGTCTGCATAGGAAGTGAGCTCAGGGTCAAGAGTAGTATAGATCCTCAAGCCGCCTTCAAACAGTTTTTCGGTGCCATACTTCCTTTCCAGATAAGTGCGTATATGCTCGATAAAATAGTCCGAGGCAAAGCGCCGCATGGCTCCGGTTTGTGGTTTGACGGGTGTGGCAATGGCTTCTTCATACTCCGCTTCGCTGATTTTTTGGGCTTTGTACATGCGCCCGATCACAAAGTCCCGACGCTGCTTGGCGCGCTCCGGATTTTTGATCGGGTTGTAATAGTTGGGACGCTGGATCATACCAACGAGCATCGCGGATTCCGCGATGCTGAGATCGCGGGCATGCTTGTTGAAATAATACAATGCTGCAGTTTCCACCCCATGCACCTGCCCGCCCCAGAATATCTTGTTGAAATATATTTCGAGAATCTCGTCCTTGCTGAAGTTTGCCTCGATGCGGATGGCAAGCACGATCTCCTTCATCTTGCGGGAGACCACTTTGTCCAAAGTAAGGAACATATTTCTCGCCATCTGCTGCGTGATCGTGCTCGCGCCTTGTGAAAAATCCATCGTCTTGACATCGACAATGAGCGCGCGGAAATTACTGATCAGATCGACCCCATAGTGGCTGTAGAAACGCTTGTCTTCCGTTACCAAAAGAGCGTCCACGAGATGGGGCGGGAGCTCGCGGAGAGAAACGAGCTTGCGCTTTTCAAACGCGAAAAGATAGATCATTTTGCCATTGCGGTCATAGACTTCGCTGCCGGTGCGCAAGGTGAAATTGCGCAGCTCGCTGGTCGGCGGCAGATCATCGCGGTAAAACCAAAAGGCGCCTAGGAATACGCCTAGGAATACGCATCCCGCTATCGCCAGGTATTTAATCACCCGTACCGCCGTTTCTTTTTGTCTATCTGTCATTATTTATCAGCCTTGAATCCTTTAATTTGTCGCTAACGACCAGCATGATATACGCGATCGCCATTCCGCTGAGCATACCTATCAAAATGAGCATTGGTGTCAATAGAAAAACTGCGGTATCGGGAAAAATCAACCATTTGACCAAGATGAGCTGCCCCAAATTGTGCGCCACCGCTCCGGCGATGCTGATCCCAAAAACGCCAAAGCCCAGCCTGGATTTGTGGGTTAGATACATCACCACGACGGCACATATACCTCCGCCCAACGAAAGCAAGGTCGCCGGGCTCAATAAAGTGAGGGTGACCGCACCTCCCAAAATAGTTTTTACGATGTTCACGATGATTGCCGAAAGTGGTTGATTTTGCATGATCAGATAGAGAATGACGATGTTTGAAAGACCGATCCTGATGAATGGAAGCGGAAACATGCGCATAACCAGACTTTCAACGATGTGCAAAGAAGCTGCCGTTGCGGTCAGATATGCCAATAATACCAATGGTTTATGCGTCTTCATGTCGCTCATGAATTCATAAACTGCCTCAGCAGCTCATCATTGTTTTGTATTAGTTCATCGATGCCGCCAAAGAAAAGCTGCCTGCCGGATTCGAGGAAAAGCACTCTGTCTCCGATTACCTTCAGATTCCTGATTTCATGCGTGATCGTGATCGTGGTGGCACGGCTGGATTCGATGATCATCGTGATGTAATACAGCACTTCCTTAGCGGTGATGGGATCGAGCCCGGAAAGCGGTTCGTCAAAAATGATGTAATCCGGGTCATAGACGAGGGCGCGGGCGATCCCCACCCGTTTTCTCATCCCGCCGCTAAGCTCAGCAGGATATTTATCCAGAACATCGGGAAGCCCTACGATCTCGAGTGAGGACTTTACTTTGTTGAAGACGGCGTCAAAGTCCTTTTCCCCTCTTTCATACAAAGGCAGAGCCACGTTTTGAAAGACGGTGAAGGAATCCAGGAGTGCGGCATTTTGAAACACCATGGCAAAATTGTGCTGATGTATAGGTCTCGTGAAGATGTCGATGCCGTCGATGATGACTTTGCCTGATTCCGGTATATTCATGCCCATCAGTGTTTTAATCAGGACGGTTTTGCTGGAACCGCTACGCCCCAGGATGATCAGGTTGCTGCCGGTCTCGAGGAGGAAATTGATGTCCTGCAAGACCTTGGCTTCGCCAAAGCTGAGGCTCAGACCGCTAACTTCGATCATGCTTCCTCAGATAGATAAACATGCCGCTCAAAAGACCGATGCTGTTGGCGATAAAATCATAGACGGATACCGACCGCCCGGGTATGTAGTATTGATGGTATTCATCCAAACCGGCGCTAACAAGCATCGCCAGATAGATCAACAGCGCGTATTTCTTGCTCAAGCTGTAGTTTGAGAATACTCTGTTGACCATCAGCGCCAAAATGAAATAGACGCTGATGTGCATCAGTTTGTCGATGCTGATGATCTTGACCGATGGGATATCTTCAGCAGGTATCGAGGAGACTGTCCAGATACCGGCATACCACAAAATTGCGAGGATCAGGGATAGTCTTTTGCCGGGTTTGATCATCAGGGTCTGATCTCCTTGATCTCCCAGCTCGCGGATAGAGCGTTTTTACGCACCACTGATCTCATGGCGATGCCATCGTCAGAAATCCACAGACTCACGCGGCTGGCTTTGTTGAGCACGTTGTGGGTCACCATGTCCACATATTGCATTTTCTCGTCGCACAAGGGTTCAAACTGAACTTTGTAGAGCCGGCAGGAATAGTTGCCCAGGGCGGTCTTGATCGTTTCCCTACCGTGATAGCTCAAACTTGCCTTCCAGAGAGTCCCATTGCCGTCGATGACATAATCTCCCGCTCTCGCTTTGCCAAATCCCACCATAGTCATAAAACTAAAGAAGTCCCTCGTATCGGACGTAATATCATAGGAATAGCTCTTACGGGGGTTGCGGTGATTCATCCCGGCGCGTTTGTTTTTATGATCGTAGGTGACCGTCACGGTATCATCGACCTTTTTTTGATCGATCTCCCGCACGTAGGTCTGCGGCAGATAAGCGCCATTAAAATCAATGCGGTAGCAATTGTTGATTTCTGGGAACAAGGCATTGGTGATCAGGGACTTGGTCTGAACGGCGACAAAATTCTGTTGTGGATCACTGTTGATGCTGATGGTGGCGATGTTTAGCCCGAAAGACCGGATATTGTATTCGATCGTAAGAGCCTGTGCCGCTGTGGCGAAAGCAAGCCATAACGATATCAGGATCAATGCGATAAGTTGTTTAGACCGGAACAATGCGGCTTGCCTGCACCAGCTTGATGCTTCGTTCGTCGCTTTCAAGGATGACAAACTCGATAAACCCTTCATAGACATAGCTTTCTCCCACTATGGGAACGTGGTTGAATTGTGCCAGGAGAAATTGAGCGAGGTTGTCATATTCTTCGGGATTGATGTCGGTGGAAAACTCATGATTGAATTGGCGAATATTATAGACTCCGCTCACCATGTAGGTGTTTTCGTCTTTTTTGACGATCTCGGGGATCTCGTCATGGTCATATTCATCGCGAATCTCGCCAACGAGCTCTTCCAAAATGTCTTCCAGAGAGATGATCCCGGAGGTTCCACCATATTCATCCACCACCACCGCCACCTGAACTTTTCTGGTTTTGAACTGATTCAGCAGCGTCTGGATCTTCATGTTTTCGGTCACAAACCAAGCGGGACGCATAATCTCGGAGATACTGGTCTTTTCGGGATGGAGCAGGATGTCTTTGACATAGACGATACCGATGATGTCGTCTATGGTATCGCGATACACGGGGATGCGGGAATAGCCGCTTTCCACGATCAGATCGCGCAGCTCTTCCATATTTTGATTGACCTCGATAGCGGTGATTTTGACTCGCGGGACATAGATCTCCTTGATCTCGGCTTCGCGAAAGCGAAACAAACCCACCAACATCTGTTTTTCATGATCTTCGAGATTGTGGTGAGAGCTTTCACTTTGGATAAGATTGTGAAACTCTTCGGACGTAAATTGCTGTGCCATGTGTAGATCAACCATTTGTTTGCGCGTGATCAGCAGGCTGAATTTTTCAAAGATAAACACCAATGGAAAAAGCAGATATTGGATCAACTGCATCGGCAGGGAGGATAGGTATGCAAAAACGTTCGCCTTCGCCAGAGCCACGAGCTTGGGCATGATCTCGCCAAAGATCATGATCGTGAGCGTGGTGAGCAGAATCTGCACAAACACTGCGGAGGAGATTGTCCAACCATGCTGTTCGGCAATCCCAATCGCTAAAAGCGTCGCAAAAGAGGAGATCGCCATATTCACGAAAGTGTTTCCCAAAAGCAGAGTGATCAACAACCGGCGCGGACGCTTGAGCAGATAGAGAATCCGGCGCGAGCCGGCTGTTCCGCTGTTTTCGATTTTCTTCAAATAGATCCGCGGCAGAGAAAAGAAAGCCGTCTCCGATCCGGAAAAATAGGCAGATAGCAGAATCAAGGGAATGATTATATACGCTGAGGCGTCATCCACTTGTGTCTTCACCCCGCAATTTGTTTTGGTAGTGCAATTCTTTTTCTTTCATTATTTTCCTGTCTGTTTCCCTAATGTGATCATAACCGCATAAATGGAGCAAACCGTGGATGTAAACCTCCATAAGTTCGGCATTTAAGCTGTTTGTTCCCTTTTGTCTGTCTATCTGATTTATGTCAATGATTAAATCACACAGCCGATATATATGCTCGCGCCCATCAGCCATTAAAGGCATTTGAGCTGAGACAAAGCTGAGGATGTCCGTGGTGCCCTTGACGCCGCGATAGACACTATTGTGCTTTCGCATCAGTTCTTCGGTGCAGATCAAAATACCGATCTCAAAGCGGATGCTTGGCATTTCGCTTGCACAGATCAGTGCCGCCACGGATTCAAACATCGTTTCGTCGATTTCGCGGTCGCTCTCGTTTTTGATGTTGATGCTGAGATCACTCACGTTATCTTTTCTTCCGGATAGTCCAGGCGTTTGCGATAGATGCTTTCCAAGGCAGGGATCATTGAGTGTTTGACGAGATTGAGTTCTTTGATGGAGATCGGCGCTTCATCGAGCTCTCCTTCGCGGATGAGGCGATGGATTGAATCGTCGATGACTTTGATGATGCTTAGTTCAGGTTCGTTCTTCTTGGCGTTGGTAGTGGATTCCACGATGTCCGCGAGCATCACCAATACCGCTTCCTTGCTTTGAGGGCGGGGTCCTTGGTAGGTATAAAGCTCCGGGTCGAAACGCTCCTGGTTCTTTTCCGCTTGATCGAGAAAATAGCGGATCTTGCTGGTACCGTGGTGTTGCATGATGATATCGATCACCGGTTGTGGGATATGGTATTTATTTGCCAGGGTAACACCTTCACGCACATGGTTTTTGATCATTTTGGCGCTTTCCGCGGGGCCCCACTGTTGGTGTTGAAGGCTCGAGTCCTCGTTGTTTTCGCTGAATATCTCGGAGTTTATGATCTTGCCGATATCGTGATAGTAGCTACCCACTCTTGCGAGCAGTGCATTGGCGCCGATCGCTTCGGCAGCTCGTTCCGCAATATTACCCACCAAAAGAGAATGATGATAGGTGCCCACCGCTGAATTGGCAAGCTTTTTCAATAGCGGGTGGTTGAAATCCAATAGCTCCAAAAGGGTCTGTTTCGTCGCCCGGTTCCATTTACGCTCGTAATACTTGATCACCACAATAATCCCCAATGCTGAAATGATCGAGGAGATTGTTCCATAGCCCACGTTTCGCACCGTCATTAGGAGCGGATCGCTTTTGTAGAGCGAGATGGCGATATTACTGACCGCGGTCGCAACAAAGAGATAGAACCAGACGGTGAAATACTCGTGAAACAAGTTTCGCCGGTGCA
Encoded proteins:
- the ybeY gene encoding rRNA maturation RNase YbeY, encoding MSDLSINIKNESDREIDETMFESVAALICASEMPSIRFEIGILICTEELMRKHNSVYRGVKGTTDILSFVSAQMPLMADGREHIYRLCDLIIDINQIDRQKGTNSLNAELMEVYIHGLLHLCGYDHIRETDRKIMKEKELHYQNKLRGEDTSG
- a CDS encoding hemolysin family protein — protein: MKTQVDDASAYIIIPLILLSAYFSGSETAFFSLPRIYLKKIENSGTAGSRRILYLLKRPRRLLITLLLGNTFVNMAISSFATLLAIGIAEQHGWTISSAVFVQILLTTLTIMIFGEIMPKLVALAKANVFAYLSSLPMQLIQYLLFPLVFIFEKFSLLITRKQMVDLHMAQQFTSEEFHNLIQSESSHHNLEDHEKQMLVGLFRFREAEIKEIYVPRVKITAIEVNQNMEELRDLIVESGYSRIPVYRDTIDDIIGIVYVKDILLHPEKTSISEIMRPAWFVTENMKIQTLLNQFKTRKVQVAVVVDEYGGTSGIISLEDILEELVGEIRDEYDHDEIPEIVKKDENTYMVSGVYNIRQFNHEFSTDINPEEYDNLAQFLLAQFNHVPIVGESYVYEGFIEFVILESDERSIKLVQASRIVPV
- a CDS encoding VanZ family protein; its protein translation is MIKPGKRLSLILAILWYAGIWTVSSIPAEDIPSVKIISIDKLMHISVYFILALMVNRVFSNYSLSKKYALLIYLAMLVSAGLDEYHQYYIPGRSVSVYDFIANSIGLLSGMFIYLRKHDRS
- a CDS encoding Gx transporter family protein; amino-acid sequence: MKTHKPLVLLAYLTATAASLHIVESLVMRMFPLPFIRIGLSNIVILYLIMQNQPLSAIIVNIVKTILGGAVTLTLLSPATLLSLGGGICAVVVMYLTHKSRLGFGVFGISIAGAVAHNLGQLILVKWLIFPDTAVFLLTPMLILIGMLSGMAIAYIMLVVSDKLKDSRLINNDR
- a CDS encoding DUF3108 domain-containing protein encodes the protein MKATNEASSWCRQAALFRSKQLIALILISLWLAFATAAQALTIEYNIRSFGLNIATISINSDPQQNFVAVQTKSLITNALFPEINNCYRIDFNGAYLPQTYVREIDQKKVDDTVTVTYDHKNKRAGMNHRNPRKSYSYDITSDTRDFFSFMTMVGFGKARAGDYVIDGNGTLWKASLSYHGRETIKTALGNYSCRLYKVQFEPLCDEKMQYVDMVTHNVLNKASRVSLWISDDGIAMRSVVRKNALSASWEIKEIRP
- a CDS encoding ATP-binding cassette domain-containing protein; this translates as MIEVSGLSLSFGEAKVLQDINFLLETGSNLIILGRSGSSKTVLIKTLMGMNIPESGKVIIDGIDIFTRPIHQHNFAMVFQNAALLDSFTVFQNVALPLYERGEKDFDAVFNKVKSSLEIVGLPDVLDKYPAELSGGMRKRVGIARALVYDPDYIIFDEPLSGLDPITAKEVLYYITMIIESSRATTITITHEIRNLKVIGDRVLFLESGRQLFFGGIDELIQNNDELLRQFMNS
- a CDS encoding PBP1A family penicillin-binding protein, translating into MTDRQKETAVRVIKYLAIAGCVFLGVFLGAFWFYRDDLPPTSELRNFTLRTGSEVYDRNGKMIYLFAFEKRKLVSLRELPPHLVDALLVTEDKRFYSHYGVDLISNFRALIVDVKTMDFSQGASTITQQMARNMFLTLDKVVSRKMKEIVLAIRIEANFSKDEILEIYFNKIFWGGQVHGVETAALYYFNKHARDLSIAESAMLVGMIQRPNYYNPIKNPERAKQRRDFVIGRMYKAQKISEAEYEEAIATPVKPQTGAMRRFASDYFIEHIRTYLERKYGTEKLFEGGLRIYTTLDPELTSYADSVFNQYLRGVENSGGHRNRYDQVPKGAFDIDTKYIQGGLLLIENNTGYVRTIIGGRNFEHSKFNRMTQAKRQPGSSIKPVYYTLAVEKGYTPATIINDTPISLGTGPNRWSPQNANREYHGYTRMRVALQHSYNVWAVKCALDIGLDTINDSFKHFGLNRTADDYTSALGSYEVAPIDLISGFTTFPNEGMRVSPIFIIKVEDTKGRILERSAGQKYRVCSPEVAYIMTSMMESVVKSGTGAASRSGYQYQSAGKTGTSSNNYDSWFIGYNKAFTLGIWTGFDNSKLFTGKAQASHVWGRIMSQALRLDNNGRYPSIEDKRYLFNVPDKIVKRFISPRTGFTVSSGGIEEVFIENNIPPAVQDTLQFNFSPTRWGYQDRMEQE